From one Flavobacterium sp. N502536 genomic stretch:
- a CDS encoding antibiotic biosynthesis monooxygenase family protein, producing the protein MIAVIFEVIPNEGKKEEYLNIAASLRPELDHIDGFISIERFQSFSDPDKVLSLSFWRDEESIQQWRNLEMHRHAQAKGRNEVFKDYHLRIASVVRDYGMFDRKETPSDSLSYHE; encoded by the coding sequence ATGATAGCTGTAATTTTTGAAGTAATCCCTAACGAAGGAAAAAAAGAAGAATATCTGAACATCGCTGCAAGCTTGCGACCAGAATTAGACCATATCGATGGATTTATTTCGATAGAACGTTTTCAGAGTTTTAGCGATCCTGACAAAGTTTTGTCGCTGTCTTTCTGGAGAGACGAAGAAAGCATTCAGCAATGGAGAAATCTTGAAATGCATCGTCATGCGCAAGCAAAGGGGCGAAATGAAGTTTTTAAAGATTATCACTTAAGAATTGCCTCAGTAGTTCGCGATTACGGAATGTTTGACCGGAAAGAAACTCCTTCGGATAGTTTGTCATATCATGAATAG
- a CDS encoding Nif3-like dinuclear metal center hexameric protein, whose product MKIKDIIAVLEEMAPLGYAEDFDNVGLLVGNTETESTGVLVCHDALEQVIEEAIAKNCNLVVCFHPILFSGIKKITGKNYVERAILKAIKNDIAIYAVHTALDNHSQGVNKIFCDALGLVNTKVLVPKQNFIQKLVTYTTVDNSEKVRNAMFEAGAGTIGNYDNCSFNTEGFFTFQGNENSNPVIGEKGKLHTGTEIKIEVIYEKHLQSKILKALFSSHIYEEVAYEIYNIQNAHQNIGLGMIGEFESEMDEKDFLLFVKDKMIADGIRHSAFLGKKIKKVAVLGGSGSFAIKNAIQSGADAFLTADLKYHQFYEAENRLLLADIGHFESERYTKNYIVDYLRKKILNFAIILSEENTNPVKYL is encoded by the coding sequence ATGAAAATCAAAGATATAATAGCGGTCCTTGAAGAAATGGCCCCTCTGGGGTATGCCGAAGATTTTGACAATGTCGGACTCTTAGTGGGTAATACCGAAACTGAAAGTACAGGAGTTTTGGTTTGCCATGATGCCTTAGAGCAGGTTATTGAGGAAGCAATTGCCAAAAACTGCAATCTGGTGGTTTGCTTTCACCCTATTTTATTCTCCGGAATCAAAAAAATCACAGGAAAAAACTATGTGGAACGCGCCATTTTGAAAGCCATCAAAAACGACATCGCTATTTATGCCGTACATACCGCTTTAGACAACCATTCGCAAGGGGTTAATAAAATATTTTGTGATGCATTAGGCTTAGTCAACACAAAAGTTTTGGTTCCGAAACAAAATTTTATTCAAAAGTTAGTTACTTATACCACTGTCGACAATTCCGAAAAAGTGAGAAATGCCATGTTTGAAGCCGGTGCCGGAACCATTGGAAATTATGACAATTGCAGTTTTAATACAGAAGGTTTTTTCACGTTTCAGGGAAATGAAAACAGCAATCCGGTCATTGGAGAAAAAGGAAAATTACATACCGGAACGGAAATAAAAATTGAAGTTATTTATGAAAAACATTTGCAGTCAAAAATTCTGAAAGCACTTTTTTCCAGTCATATCTACGAAGAAGTTGCCTATGAAATTTATAACATACAAAACGCACATCAGAATATTGGCCTCGGAATGATCGGCGAATTTGAGAGCGAAATGGATGAAAAAGACTTTCTGCTTTTTGTAAAAGACAAAATGATTGCCGACGGAATACGCCATTCGGCCTTTCTGGGCAAAAAAATCAAAAAAGTAGCTGTTCTTGGGGGCTCAGGAAGTTTTGCCATAAAAAATGCCATTCAGAGTGGAGCCGATGCTTTTTTGACTGCCGATTTAAAATACCATCAGTTTTATGAAGCAGAAAACCGACTTCTTTTGGCCGATATTGGTCATTTTGAGAGCGAACGGTATACAAAAAACTATATTGTTGATTATCTTCGAAAAAAAATCCTTAATTTTGCAATCATTTTATCAGAAGAAAATACAAATCCAGTTAAGTACTTATAG
- a CDS encoding ArsR/SmtB family transcription factor has protein sequence MEDQFIKAAGLIGDATRAAIMWTLLDGRAFTATELSVAVNTSPQNMSMHLGKLLEANLLAVEKQGRHKYYRFSSKEVAYVVEAMANLIPKPEISSKKKTENYPPIKYCRTCYDHLAGKIGVALANSLVEQKIIIENNNTFGISPEGEKWFSDFGINLEEAQKQKRIFLKPCLDWSERRNHIAGSVGTLLLNKMLEQDWIRRTKDSRAVIITGKGEKELLKNFKIVV, from the coding sequence ATGGAAGATCAATTTATAAAAGCGGCAGGATTAATTGGTGATGCTACGCGCGCAGCTATTATGTGGACATTGCTAGACGGAAGGGCTTTTACTGCCACAGAACTTTCAGTTGCTGTAAATACATCGCCGCAAAATATGAGTATGCATTTGGGCAAACTTCTTGAAGCAAATTTATTGGCTGTCGAAAAACAAGGTCGACATAAATACTACAGGTTTTCTAGTAAAGAAGTTGCTTATGTCGTTGAAGCAATGGCAAACCTAATTCCGAAGCCGGAGATTTCATCAAAAAAGAAAACCGAAAATTATCCTCCAATAAAATATTGCCGAACTTGTTATGATCACTTGGCGGGTAAAATAGGAGTGGCTTTAGCCAATAGTTTAGTCGAACAAAAAATAATAATCGAAAATAATAACACTTTCGGAATTAGTCCTGAAGGAGAAAAATGGTTCTCAGATTTCGGAATTAATTTAGAAGAAGCCCAAAAGCAAAAACGAATATTCTTAAAACCATGTCTCGACTGGAGCGAAAGACGAAATCATATCGCGGGATCAGTAGGAACCTTGTTGTTGAATAAAATGCTGGAGCAAGACTGGATCAGAAGAACGAAAGATTCAAGAGCAGTTATAATAACAGGAAAAGGTGAAAAAGAATTGTTGAAGAATTTTAAAATTGTTGTTTAA
- a CDS encoding cytochrome P450 has translation MTATLFLQSDVQDPYSIYKLMLDQNPIHWDKDNKIWAIYSYRHCVEILKNPKALIPVINLNNEQKLNKHALDILTNLTRLSNGIEHTINREIATLLFSNLKSVHITALLSQLIKDDVIENKIDWVNSVCKKLPLLVLLKSFGFKENDSAFILDNIEALVQIMLPAKSEEQVKWINEISETIFSITEKYLSFDFYESLSNKLLESETLSLDEIKKIATSNLIGFFIQSYDAGRGILSNSLLQILANKSFSDKGEIQKSVIETLRFDPPIHNTRRIANGDITIGESLIKKNDPILIVLASANRDSEKFKNPLIFDFERNNNDENLTFGIGGHMCLAKHFSINLATEVLWFLFHEYKTITLLENNIKYEPLINARLPKHIWISIK, from the coding sequence ATGACCGCTACTTTATTCCTTCAGTCCGATGTGCAAGATCCTTATTCAATCTATAAACTGATGCTGGATCAAAACCCCATACATTGGGACAAAGACAATAAAATCTGGGCAATTTACTCCTACAGACATTGTGTTGAAATTCTAAAAAATCCAAAAGCTTTAATTCCGGTTATCAATTTAAACAACGAACAAAAATTAAATAAACACGCATTAGATATTCTGACTAACTTAACAAGATTATCAAATGGAATTGAACACACTATAAATCGCGAAATTGCCACTTTACTATTTTCAAACCTAAAATCTGTCCACATCACGGCATTACTTTCTCAATTGATAAAAGATGATGTAATCGAAAACAAAATTGATTGGGTAAATTCGGTTTGTAAAAAATTACCGCTTTTGGTTCTTTTGAAAAGTTTTGGTTTTAAGGAAAATGATTCTGCTTTTATATTAGATAATATCGAAGCTTTAGTCCAAATAATGCTTCCGGCTAAAAGTGAAGAACAAGTAAAATGGATCAATGAAATTTCTGAAACCATATTTTCTATCACTGAAAAATATTTATCATTCGATTTCTATGAATCTTTATCAAATAAATTATTAGAATCAGAAACTCTTTCGCTTGACGAAATAAAAAAAATAGCGACTAGTAATTTGATCGGATTTTTTATTCAGAGTTATGACGCCGGACGAGGAATTTTGAGTAATTCATTATTACAAATTCTTGCTAACAAAAGTTTTTCAGATAAAGGCGAAATACAAAAATCAGTTATAGAAACGCTACGATTTGATCCGCCCATTCATAATACAAGACGAATTGCAAATGGAGATATTACTATCGGCGAAAGCCTAATTAAAAAAAATGACCCTATATTAATTGTACTTGCTTCGGCAAATCGTGATTCTGAAAAGTTTAAAAATCCTCTTATTTTTGATTTTGAGAGAAACAATAATGACGAAAATCTAACTTTTGGAATTGGTGGACATATGTGTCTTGCAAAACATTTTTCAATTAATTTGGCGACTGAAGTTTTATGGTTTCTATTTCATGAATATAAAACAATCACACTTCTAGAAAATAATATAAAATACGAACCCCTGATTAATGCCAGATTACCAAAACATATCTGGATTTCGATAAAATAA
- a CDS encoding zinc ribbon domain-containing protein: MANTKELSVEDKLRAIYDLQLIDSRIDEIRNVRGELPLEVEDLEDEVAGLSTRSEKLKSELEVIEDLIKAKKNAIDEHKEVIKKYTKQQESVRNNREFNSLTKEVEFQELEIQLAEKQIKEMKASIEHKKEVISNLKEKLDAKSSHLKHKKSELDAIMSETQKEEIFLTEKSAEYSGQIEERLLAAYVRIRSSVRNGLAVVSIERGASAGSFFTIPPQTQVEIASRKKIITDEHSGRILVDSALAEEEKEKMEQLFSKF, from the coding sequence ATGGCGAATACGAAAGAATTAAGTGTTGAGGACAAGTTAAGAGCAATATACGATTTACAGCTTATTGACTCCCGAATTGACGAAATCAGAAACGTAAGAGGAGAACTTCCTTTAGAAGTAGAGGATTTAGAGGATGAAGTTGCAGGTTTAAGCACGCGTTCAGAGAAACTGAAAAGTGAACTTGAAGTGATTGAGGATCTTATCAAAGCAAAGAAAAACGCTATTGACGAGCACAAAGAGGTTATCAAAAAATACACAAAACAACAAGAATCAGTTCGTAATAACAGAGAATTTAATTCTTTGACTAAAGAGGTTGAATTTCAAGAATTAGAAATTCAATTGGCTGAAAAGCAAATCAAAGAAATGAAGGCTTCTATCGAACATAAAAAAGAAGTTATTTCTAATTTAAAAGAAAAACTTGACGCAAAAAGTTCTCATTTAAAACATAAAAAATCAGAACTGGATGCAATTATGTCTGAAACTCAAAAAGAAGAAATCTTCTTAACAGAGAAATCTGCTGAGTATTCAGGTCAAATTGAAGAAAGATTATTAGCTGCTTATGTAAGAATCAGAAGTAGTGTTCGTAACGGTTTGGCAGTTGTATCTATCGAAAGAGGAGCTTCAGCAGGATCATTCTTTACAATTCCACCACAAACTCAGGTAGAAATTGCTTCAAGAAAGAAAATCATTACTGATGAGCACTCTGGAAGAATTTTAGTTGACAGCGCATTAGCTGAAGAAGAAAAAGAAAAAATGGAACAATTGTTCTCTAAATTCTAA
- a CDS encoding alpha/beta fold hydrolase produces the protein MGIKKGIRFITLKSVGSYINFLSYVRPQKAVELSYALFSQPRIGRLQKDSLPKVLRNTETETFHHNEHHFQTYIWKGNETKILLVHGWESNASRWKKTLPHLQKSGSTIIAIDAPAHGQSSGKEFNVPLYAEFINKAVEKYQPTIIIGHSIGGAACVYHQYLFPNTSINKMVILGAPSDLKTLIDNYISMLSLNTKMFTLLEGKFMNRFNFKLEDFSGQRFASQFNVSGLIAHDTSDKIVAFEEGKKIASNWKNSQFIETKGLGHGMHDDELYQKVIEFLFAAEERS, from the coding sequence TTGGGAATTAAAAAAGGAATACGCTTCATCACATTAAAATCGGTCGGATCTTACATTAACTTTTTAAGTTACGTTCGCCCACAAAAAGCCGTTGAGCTTTCTTATGCACTTTTCAGTCAGCCCAGAATTGGGAGACTTCAGAAGGACAGCCTGCCCAAAGTATTAAGAAATACCGAAACAGAAACGTTTCATCATAACGAGCATCATTTTCAAACCTACATCTGGAAGGGTAACGAAACTAAAATATTGCTTGTTCACGGCTGGGAAAGTAATGCTTCCCGCTGGAAAAAAACGCTGCCACATCTTCAAAAATCAGGAAGCACCATTATTGCGATTGATGCTCCTGCACACGGACAAAGCAGCGGTAAAGAATTTAACGTTCCGCTCTATGCCGAATTTATCAATAAGGCGGTAGAAAAATACCAGCCCACCATTATTATCGGTCATTCTATCGGAGGTGCTGCCTGTGTTTACCATCAATACTTGTTTCCCAACACCAGTATCAACAAAATGGTCATTCTTGGCGCTCCATCCGACCTGAAAACACTGATCGACAATTATATCTCAATGTTGAGTTTAAACACCAAAATGTTTACACTTTTAGAAGGCAAATTCATGAATCGCTTCAATTTCAAACTCGAAGATTTTTCCGGACAACGCTTTGCCTCCCAATTTAATGTTTCGGGTTTAATCGCACACGACACTTCAGATAAGATCGTTGCTTTTGAAGAAGGAAAAAAAATTGCGAGCAATTGGAAAAACAGTCAGTTTATTGAAACGAAAGGCCTAGGCCACGGAATGCATGACGACGAGTTGTATCAGAAGGTTATTGAATTTTTGTTTGCTGCTGAGGAAAGGAGCTAA